The sequence TGCCCCGTCTCGCGCGTGTCCCCGTCCTGCGTGTGTTCCCGCGAACGGCACGGTGCCCGCGCCCAAGCTCTGTCTGTCcggtgaggtgggggagggagggaaggcagtgtCCCCGTGGGTGTGTCCACGCCAGGTTAGGGGAtttcttcctccccactccacgtgggtgtgggggtgtgtcccGGCGCGTCCCCGCGGTGGGACCGCTCAGTGCAGGGCGCTCGCGTCCGCCCGGCCGCGTCTGGGTCCGGATGCCGGCGCCATCTCGACCCGGGCTCCCACCCCGGCGTCGGGAGGCAGCGCGTGGGGTGTCCAGCCTGCTGACGGAGCCGATGCCCCcacgccctccctccaccccccgcgcTGGGCAGGGCGCCCCGGGGCGCGGCCTGCGCGGGCAGGGCCGGTGTGTGTCCGGGGCGGGACAGAGGTTGGGGGCGGGCCAGGTCCCCGGGCGGGGCGCGGGCTCGGGGGACCGCGCGGCTGACGTCAGGCGACTCCTTAAATAGAGCCGGCAGCGCCTCGCTCGCCTTTCCGGAGGAGCCGGAGCGCGGCCCCGCGAGCGCCACCGAGCGGCCGCCGCCACCGCAccgccgcgccgccgccgggTCGGGAATGGGGCTGCGGGCGCCGGGCGCGCTCCCAACCCTTCGCGTCGAGGGGCCGAGAAGCGCCGGGAGTCGCCCCGCCGCCGGGAGCCCCGCCGCCTAGGTCGGCGCGATGTGGGAGGCGCTGCTGCCGGTGCCCCCAGGAAcgaccgccccccgccccccgggcacGGTGCGCGCCCCGCCGGCAGCGCCTGGAAGAGACGGCAGCCCCACGGCTGACCCGCGCGGCCCGGGCGGCGCCGCCCGAGCCCTCTAGGCGGCCGCCCGGCCCCAGGAGCTCGCCGCCAGCGCCCCCTCGGAGACCATGCCCCCCGGCGCGGGCCCAGGGAGCCATGGCCTTTAGGGTCCCGGGCCGCGCGGGGCCACCTCAGCCGCGGAGGGCGCGCAGGCTGCTGTTCGCCTTCACGCTCTCGCTGTCCTGCACGTACCTGTGCTACAGCCTCCTGTGCTGCTGCGACGACCTGGGCCGGAGCCGCCTCCTCCGCGCGCCCCGCGGCCCCCGCGCGGCCGTCCCGCAAGTTCTCCCGGAGCCCCGCCCCTGCGACCCCCCGGGGCCGCCGCCCCGcgcgcccgccgcgcccgccccgcgccTCGCGGCTTCCAACCTGTCGGGCTCGCCGAAGCCGGGCGCCAAGcggctgccccaggccctgatTGTGGGCGTGAAGAAGGGGGGCACGCGCGCCGTGCTGGAGTTCATCCGTGTGCACCCGGACGTGCGGGCCTTAGGCACCGAGCCCCACTTCTTCGACAGGAACTACGGGCGCGGGCTGGACTGGTACAGGTAAGGGCAGCCCCGCGCCGCGCCTGCTTCCCTCCGGCTCCGTGCTCGgccaccctgccttctctcttGCCCTCCACCCGGCTGGTCGGTGGGTTCGGCTGACACGTGGGGGATGACCCAGAACTTCCGCTTCTTCTCTGCACACGCGGTTTCTGGAACGGCAAAGGGCCCTCgtccctggagggagggagggctctaGCCAACCTCGGGGCAGGCGGCGGGCTGACTCCGGTCCAGCCTTCGGGATGGAGCGCGGTGCccggggaagggcagggaggacGCCTCTCACAGCCTCCCCGGCCTCCTCCGCGGGTCTTCCTGGCCTCTGAAGGGCCCCCAAGAAGGATGGAAAGGAGAACAGGAGGCCCTTTGCGACCGGGCTCTGTGCTTGGGGAGGTGCCCACCGTTGCAGCCGGGTGAGCGAGGGCATGGCAGAGGCGCCGGATGAGGAAGCCCCTTCTCAGGCCCACCTCCAGCCCCGGTTTGTGCTTTAGCTGGGCTCGGACCGGCCCTCCGACCCGGGCTCTGGTCCCATGGGGAGAGGATGCTGCATGTGAGGAGGCTTGGCTCGCCCTCAGCTTGAGCAGATTCCTAAGACACTTGGAGCCTCGGGTTTCTCGTCCGCCACACGGGGCGCAGAAGCAGTGTGTGCCCCGCCGGCTCCAGGCCTTTCTCCTGCCGTTCAGGGCCACCCTGGGTGACGCCTCTACAGCCGCCAAGGTGGGCGTTTGGGATGCTGCTGAGCTCAGATGAAGACGGGCCGGTTGTAGGGGCAGCCAGTCCACTGCTCCGCTGCACTGCTGAGGGTGAGCGTGTCACCCAGGTTGGTGGGTCTGGGGGTAGCCTGAAGCTTCTGGAAGGTGGCAGCTGCCACTGTTCAATGTCCCAAGCCCTGTTTGGTGCTGAGGTGCAGGCCTGGCCCATGTGTTGGCTGAGTGGGGTGTCCTGGGGATGGTGTCATGTGTAGGTTCCCCATAACACATGGCTCACAGACTTCTCGACATCCCCCTGACCCCGTGGAGACTTTCTAGAAAGGTCTGCCTAGGATTGGAACTGGAGAGGGTAACATGGTAACTGCACAGTAGctgaggctaatttttaaaatttgtataaaaGTAAACCCATTAGGAAGTAGAAAGTCCTAAGTATATTGGGCAAAGGACAACTTTATCGGAAGGACCCCACTGAGCTCATAATAGGGGGACCTGGATTTGCAAGAAGCGGGGCGACGGGCTGACTTCCACCTTTGCCGGTTAGCCTTCAGTGGGCATGGCTGTGGAAGCTAGGGTGGCACATATGCCATCCTCGGGAGACAGACAGGCATGCAGTCTGTCTGTCTCCGGGAGAGCCCAGCTGGGATAGCCCAGCGCCATTATGTTGGCTCAGTGGAATAGGGTGGCCCAGAAAGGCAGGTTTGGTGCTTTCCAAGCTGTGACCCACAGGTACCCATCTGGGCATCTGAGGTGAGCAAGGGCAGAGCCGGAGCCCGACCCCAGGCGGG is a genomic window of Eptesicus fuscus isolate TK198812 chromosome 4, DD_ASM_mEF_20220401, whole genome shotgun sequence containing:
- the HS3ST2 gene encoding heparan sulfate glucosamine 3-O-sulfotransferase 2; the encoded protein is MAFRVPGRAGPPQPRRARRLLFAFTLSLSCTYLCYSLLCCCDDLGRSRLLRAPRGPRAAVPQVLPEPRPCDPPGPPPRAPAAPAPRLAASNLSGSPKPGAKRLPQALIVGVKKGGTRAVLEFIRVHPDVRALGTEPHFFDRNYGRGLDWYRATLGDASTAAKVGVWDAAELR